One Hydrogenobaculum sp. 3684 genomic window, TTATTATAATACTTATCTATATGGTAAATGTTGCTATTGTTGGTGCTACTGGTGAAGTAGGAAGAGCGTTTTTAAAGGTTTTGGAAGAAAGAAACTTTCCCGTCAAAGAGCTTAGGCTTTTTGCATCTTCAAAATCAGAAGGCAAAACAATGAGTTTTAAAGGCCACGAGTATAAGGTGGAGGCTCTTGAAAAACAAACATCTTTTAAAGGTATAGATATAGCGCTTTTTTCAGCTGGGTCTTCAGTTAGCAAAGAATGGGCTCATAGGTTTGCCAAAGATGGTGCTGTGGTGATAGACAACTCCTCCGCTTGGAGGATGGATGATGACGTACCGCTGGTGGTGCCAGAGGTAAACAAAGAAGATATAAAAAAACATAAAGGCATAATAGCAAATCCAAACTGCTCTACCATTCAAATGCTTGTGGCTATAAAGCCCATATACGATGAGTTTGGTATATCAAAGATTATAGTATCTACTTATCAAGCGGTATCAGGAGCTGGGGCTAAAGCTATAGAAGAGCTAAAAATCCAAACGGAAAATTGGTGCCAGAAAAAAAGGATAGAACCAAATCATGTTTTGCCAAAGCGAATAGCTTTTAACGTGATACCTCAGATAGATGTATTTTTAGAGGATGGATACACCAAAGAAGAAACAAAGATGTTAAATGAAACAAGAAAGATGCTTCACGACAACGATATAAGAGTATCTGCCACCGCTGTGAGAGTACCTGTGTTTTACGGACACTCTGAAGCTATAAGCTTAGAACTAAAAAAAGAACCAGACATACCAAAAATAAGAGAGCTTTTAAGAAAAGCCCCAAGTGTTATACTTATGGATGAACCAAAAGACGGTGTGTATCCAATACCAATTGTAGTAGAAGGAAGAGATGAGGTATTTGTAGGAAGGATAAGAAAAGATAGGGCTTTTGATAACGGTTTATCTATGTGGGTAGTGGCAGATAACATAAGAAAAGGCGCTGCCACAAATGCAATCCAAATAGCGGAGGTGCTGATTCATGAAGGTGGATGAGTATCTAAAGGCTGGTCTTAAAAATGAAGTTTCAGAAAGCTTAGAAGGTTTGATGTATGGGCTTTGTAAAGAGGGTTGTCATCGTCTTGAGCTTTTCATAAAAAAAGAAAACGATGCTATAGTAGATTGTAAGTTTAAAGCTACAAAACGCTGTAAAAAACTCTTAGCGGTCTCAGATTTCTTATGCGAGGAGCTAAAAGGTAAAACATCTATAGACAAAAATGCCCTAAAACAAAAAGCCTTAGAGCATTTCAAAGAAGAAAAAGAAAAAGACAAGGTAGAAAATCGTATAGATATATTTTTAAGCGCTTTGGATGAAGCCCTTGGCAAAGCCTAATGTTCTTGTAAGCGCTTGTTTTTTTGAGGCTTGTAGATACAACGGCGCTTATATATCCGATGATTTTGTTAAAAGCCTATCAAACTTTGTAAACATAATCAAAGTATGCCCAGAAGTGGAGATAGGGCTTGGCATACCAAGAGACCCTATCCTAATACAAAAAGAAGATGATCATCTAAAACTTATCCAGCCTTCCACAGGGCTTGATTTAACCGAAAAGATGACAAACTTTTCAAAAAACTTTGTTAAAAACCTAAACATAGACGGGGCTATACTAAAATCAAA contains:
- a CDS encoding iron-sulfur cluster assembly scaffold protein translates to MKVDEYLKAGLKNEVSESLEGLMYGLCKEGCHRLELFIKKENDAIVDCKFKATKRCKKLLAVSDFLCEELKGKTSIDKNALKQKALEHFKEEKEKDKVENRIDIFLSALDEALGKA
- the asd gene encoding aspartate-semialdehyde dehydrogenase, with the protein product MVNVAIVGATGEVGRAFLKVLEERNFPVKELRLFASSKSEGKTMSFKGHEYKVEALEKQTSFKGIDIALFSAGSSVSKEWAHRFAKDGAVVIDNSSAWRMDDDVPLVVPEVNKEDIKKHKGIIANPNCSTIQMLVAIKPIYDEFGISKIIVSTYQAVSGAGAKAIEELKIQTENWCQKKRIEPNHVLPKRIAFNVIPQIDVFLEDGYTKEETKMLNETRKMLHDNDIRVSATAVRVPVFYGHSEAISLELKKEPDIPKIRELLRKAPSVILMDEPKDGVYPIPIVVEGRDEVFVGRIRKDRAFDNGLSMWVVADNIRKGAATNAIQIAEVLIHEGG